A region of Zeugodacus cucurbitae isolate PBARC_wt_2022May chromosome 5, idZeuCucr1.2, whole genome shotgun sequence DNA encodes the following proteins:
- the LOC105216441 gene encoding protein yippee-like, translating into MVKTFQAYLPSTNRTYSCVHCRAHLASHDELISKSFQGSQGPAYLFNSVVNVGCGQTEERVLLTGLHAVADIFCDCCKTPLGWKYEHAYESSQKYKEGKYIIELAHMIKENGWD; encoded by the coding sequence ATGGTGAAGACATTTCAAGCCTACTTGCCGTCTACGAATCGAACGTACTCTTGCGTGCATTGCCGTGCGCACCTGGCGTCACACGATGAGCTTATCTCGAAATCGTTCCAGGGCAGTCAAGGACCTGCCTACCTCTTCAACTCGGTGGTGAATGTGGGCTGCGGCCAAACGGAGGAGCGTGTGCTACTCACGGGACTACACGCCGTGGCCGATATATTTTGCGATTGCTGCAAAACGCCACTCGGCTGGAAGTACGAGCACGCTTACGAGAGCAGCCAAAAATACAAAGAAGGCAAATACATAATTGAGTTGGCGCACATGATCAAGGAGAACGGCTGGGATTGA